From the Paludisphaera mucosa genome, one window contains:
- a CDS encoding sigma-70 family RNA polymerase sigma factor: MAEGPIELLSRARAGETEALGELCALYRNYLRMVVRTGLGPRLRERLELSDVVQEALVEVVRQFPQFTGQNEAALVGWLRRLVGQKLADLGRYHSRTKRAGGVAAVPLDAPWDGGRGDDPGEPGAGRLLDMLALSQTSPSEVVSRRELIVLLADALAALPVGEADVLWLYHAENLSFEAIGDRMGLTRKSVRGVWARGLKRLKRSLEGPPGGSLRYEDGSAG, from the coding sequence ATGGCCGAAGGGCCGATCGAGCTGTTGTCGAGGGCCCGCGCCGGCGAGACCGAGGCGCTCGGCGAGCTGTGCGCGCTGTACCGGAACTACCTGCGGATGGTCGTCCGGACCGGCCTGGGGCCTCGGCTCCGGGAGCGCCTGGAGCTGTCCGACGTGGTCCAGGAGGCCCTGGTCGAGGTCGTCCGCCAGTTCCCTCAGTTCACCGGCCAGAACGAGGCCGCGCTGGTGGGATGGCTGCGTCGGCTGGTGGGCCAGAAGCTCGCCGACCTGGGCCGCTACCACAGCCGCACGAAGCGCGCCGGGGGCGTCGCCGCGGTCCCGCTGGACGCCCCCTGGGACGGCGGCCGGGGGGACGACCCGGGCGAGCCGGGCGCGGGGCGGCTGCTCGACATGCTCGCCCTCAGCCAGACCAGCCCGAGCGAGGTCGTCAGCCGCCGCGAGTTGATCGTCCTGCTGGCCGACGCCCTGGCCGCGCTGCCGGTGGGGGAGGCCGACGTCCTCTGGCTCTACCACGCCGAGAACCTCTCGTTCGAGGCCATCGGCGACCGGATGGGGCTGACCCGGAAGTCGGTCCGAGGCGTCTGGGCCCGGGGGCTCAAGCGCCTGAAACGTTCGCTCGAAGGCCCGCCTGGCGGATCGTTGAGGTACGAAGATGGCTCAGCCGGTTGA
- the priA gene encoding replication restart helicase PriA: protein MSVVNQDQDGEDARPRGRTVRPPSWFGGEDEAPAARGGMFVEVVVNRAFDQALTYHAPRKLVAGIRPGVRVRVPLGKRGGLVTGYCVSIGLLPPEGLDPARIKDVAEVLDAVPLIDARMLELTRWMAGYYLCSWGQALDAVVPAGVRKQAGTRIGTFLTVPEDARRAWLDGSLEKTLTAKQAAVLDVLCQPDGGMLTVSDVCRRARCGSGVVDGLRKDGVIHTVKRRLSLEDSRKEEPDDAPPPASAESPTPPPTKPKLLLTPEQQKGLDALAPALQGDGFAPFLIFGVTGSGKTEVYLSAIEQVVARGREAIVLVPEISLTPQTIRRFRRRFKKVAVLHSHLSDVERHRHWRSIAQGEVDVVVGARSAIFAPTRRLGLIVVDEEHESTFKQESVPRYHARDVAVKRAQLEGVPVLLGSATPSLESWANAERGRYVKVDMPSRVEGRPMPAVELIDLRHEKNMTGGLSDSLRNAMHQALDDGGQVILLLNRRGYNTFVICPKCGDVVKCRHCDVAATFHKGRRLLICHMCDAERACPPACPSCNAAVLHYGGIGTERLEREVLMEFPFHAARRMDSDTMRRHGSHEEALAAFKAGDVRILLGTQMIAKGLDFPNVTLVGVVDADVALHLPDFRAAERTFQLVAQVAGRTGRGDRPGRVFVQTYSPESPAILHAARHDYESFVTQELPQRAGGLASPYGRIVRLVARGRDEGRVKGYLDELAATLRARAEASVRFLGPCPAPVLKIKEEFRFHLQLRCATAPPLRALLRDLSSPPAPPKVELAVDVDPVSML from the coding sequence ATGAGCGTTGTCAATCAGGATCAGGACGGCGAGGACGCCCGGCCCCGGGGGCGCACGGTCCGCCCGCCCTCGTGGTTCGGCGGCGAGGACGAAGCCCCCGCGGCGCGCGGGGGGATGTTCGTCGAGGTCGTCGTCAACCGGGCGTTCGACCAGGCGCTGACCTACCACGCGCCCCGGAAACTCGTCGCGGGCATCCGCCCCGGCGTGCGGGTTCGTGTGCCGCTGGGCAAGCGGGGCGGGCTGGTCACGGGCTACTGCGTGTCGATCGGCCTGCTGCCCCCCGAGGGGCTCGACCCGGCCCGGATCAAGGACGTCGCCGAGGTCCTCGACGCCGTCCCCTTGATCGACGCCCGGATGCTCGAATTGACCCGCTGGATGGCCGGCTACTACCTCTGCTCGTGGGGCCAGGCGCTCGACGCCGTGGTCCCGGCCGGGGTCCGCAAGCAGGCCGGGACGCGGATCGGCACCTTCCTGACGGTCCCCGAGGACGCCCGCCGGGCCTGGCTCGACGGCAGCCTGGAGAAGACCCTGACCGCGAAGCAGGCGGCGGTGCTCGACGTCCTCTGCCAGCCCGACGGCGGGATGCTCACCGTCTCCGACGTCTGCCGCCGCGCACGTTGCGGCTCGGGGGTCGTCGACGGCCTCCGCAAGGACGGCGTCATCCATACGGTCAAGCGCCGGCTGTCGCTCGAAGACTCCCGCAAGGAGGAGCCGGACGACGCCCCCCCTCCCGCGTCGGCCGAGAGTCCGACCCCGCCCCCGACGAAACCCAAACTCCTCCTGACGCCCGAGCAGCAGAAGGGGCTGGACGCCCTCGCGCCGGCCCTGCAGGGGGACGGGTTCGCGCCCTTCCTGATCTTCGGCGTGACCGGCAGCGGCAAGACCGAGGTCTACCTGTCGGCCATCGAGCAGGTCGTCGCCCGGGGCCGCGAGGCGATCGTGCTGGTCCCCGAGATCAGCCTGACGCCCCAGACGATCCGCCGCTTCCGCCGCCGCTTCAAAAAGGTCGCCGTGCTGCACAGCCACCTCAGCGACGTCGAGCGGCACCGCCACTGGCGGAGCATCGCCCAGGGCGAGGTCGACGTCGTCGTCGGGGCCCGCTCGGCCATCTTCGCCCCCACCCGGCGGCTGGGCCTGATCGTCGTCGACGAGGAGCACGAGAGCACGTTCAAGCAGGAGAGCGTCCCCCGCTACCACGCCCGCGACGTCGCCGTGAAGCGGGCCCAGCTGGAGGGCGTGCCCGTCCTGCTGGGCTCGGCGACCCCCTCGCTGGAGTCGTGGGCGAACGCCGAGCGCGGGCGGTACGTGAAGGTCGACATGCCGAGCCGGGTCGAGGGCCGCCCGATGCCGGCCGTCGAGCTGATCGACCTCCGCCACGAGAAGAACATGACCGGCGGCCTGAGCGACTCGCTGCGCAACGCCATGCACCAGGCGCTCGACGACGGCGGCCAGGTGATCCTGCTGCTGAACCGTCGCGGCTACAACACGTTCGTCATCTGCCCCAAGTGCGGCGACGTGGTCAAGTGCCGGCACTGCGACGTGGCGGCGACCTTCCACAAGGGGCGGCGGCTGCTGATCTGCCACATGTGCGACGCCGAGCGCGCCTGCCCGCCGGCCTGCCCGTCGTGCAACGCGGCGGTGCTCCACTACGGCGGGATCGGCACCGAGCGGCTGGAGCGCGAGGTCCTGATGGAGTTCCCGTTCCACGCCGCGCGGCGGATGGACTCCGACACCATGCGCCGGCACGGCAGCCACGAGGAGGCGCTGGCGGCGTTCAAGGCGGGCGACGTGCGCATCCTCCTGGGCACGCAGATGATCGCCAAGGGGCTCGACTTCCCGAACGTGACCCTGGTCGGCGTCGTCGACGCCGACGTCGCGCTCCACCTGCCCGACTTCCGCGCCGCCGAGCGGACGTTCCAGCTCGTGGCGCAGGTCGCCGGCCGGACGGGCCGCGGCGACCGCCCGGGGCGGGTGTTCGTCCAGACCTACAGCCCCGAGAGCCCGGCGATCCTCCACGCCGCGCGGCACGACTACGAGAGCTTCGTCACCCAGGAACTCCCCCAGCGCGCCGGCGGCCTCGCCTCCCCCTATGGGAGGATCGTCCGCCTCGTGGCGCGGGGCCGCGACGAGGGCCGCGTGAAGGGCTACCTCGACGAGCTGGCCGCGACCCTGCGAGCCCGCGCCGAGGCGTCGGTCCGGTTCCTGGGCCCGTGCCCCGCGCCGGTGCTGAAGATCAAGGAGGAGTTCCGGTTCCACCTCCAGCTCCGGTGCGCGACGGCCCCCCCCTTGCGCGCCCTGCTGCGCGACCTGTCCAGCCCGCCGGCCCCCCCCAAGGTGGAGCTGGCGGTGGACGTGGATCCCGTCAGCATGCTCTGA
- the nadD gene encoding nicotinate-nucleotide adenylyltransferase codes for MRLGLFGGTFDPIHMGHLILAEQCREACGLDRVWFVVANEPPHKRGAKRSGVHHRLEMARLAIAGNAAFEVSDIEANRSGPSYSVDTLEQIRAERPEDELFFLIGGDSLVDLPTWREPDRIARLATIVVVNRPGSGADAPPADSLGPDARTLEFVTIPPIGIASHDVRGRLRDGRSIRYMVPRSVEAYIDAHALYREPSAPPA; via the coding sequence ATGCGATTAGGGTTGTTCGGGGGGACGTTCGATCCGATCCACATGGGCCACCTGATCCTGGCGGAGCAGTGTCGCGAGGCGTGCGGGCTGGACCGCGTCTGGTTCGTCGTCGCCAACGAGCCGCCCCACAAGCGCGGGGCGAAGCGGTCGGGGGTGCATCACCGCCTGGAGATGGCCCGGCTGGCGATCGCCGGCAATGCCGCCTTCGAGGTGTCCGACATCGAGGCGAACCGGTCCGGGCCGTCATACAGCGTCGACACGCTGGAACAGATCCGGGCCGAACGCCCGGAGGACGAGTTGTTCTTCCTGATCGGCGGCGACAGCCTCGTCGACCTGCCGACCTGGCGCGAGCCCGACCGGATCGCCCGGCTGGCGACGATCGTCGTCGTCAACCGCCCGGGTTCCGGGGCCGACGCCCCGCCGGCCGACTCGCTGGGTCCCGACGCCCGGACCCTCGAATTCGTGACCATCCCCCCGATCGGCATCGCCTCGCACGACGTCCGGGGCCGGCTCCGGGATGGTCGGAGCATCCGCTACATGGTCCCTCGGTCGGTGGAGGCTTACATCGACGCCCACGCGCTGTATCGCGAGCCTTCGGCCCCTCCGGCCTGA
- a CDS encoding TRAFAC clade GTPase domain-containing protein has product MSNRRSTRLDALEARLTGPKRIALFGHRNVGKTTLLAMFYREAAGGLVPGVRLAAADSPTAEYLAEKIAQIESGEPTSGTLSETELHLRLYHGPARFELIVKDYQGEHVTLGTDEPIQEFFAGCDAVFLCLDPEGSNDSAERRRRQQEVENLLERYIERSEDISTDRPVALLLTKFDRVLAREGKGSTADEGFVEDLVDRQYGMTRHALRQHAPDGVIFAVSSFGAGSQGNRPPSEIHPMGLEGPLGWVADQLEIRDRAQMELLWDLAPDDLPRLHRCLSAYEKRYPRSNRTYEFRDRLKGLERKRKLRRTGKLAGAVALLAGVAVGYDFWGYQRASAFERDSGNTASAVASSWSALLETHPTLPYLLPRFAREAENRKAEWTVKASGVQIAAGAVVPDLEAKLEAARVQAPQLAPAIREVEKSREQARQEERWKDVYAQANSLEAIDEPGKAVAALDAFLREFPDTPRRPEVLKLAQGLKAELATRRTAGERRVVDDLVRAETLPNASLADLIDRSRRFLDEHPESAYRTEVQGRLDDYVRRLDDRDIARAREFSQRQPTSFAARIEKYQEYLKAHQTGGRFISEAIEGRDRALRDWDAYSYRQAYDHATAHPDDVAQVALRLRDYLRDHPDGRYSASARGYLDWWDKVSVPHNYRVTLRRGEIPASAGKYLAGGGPDLGVTLEVAGATYGPSPVIANCTRPIWDYTFAQPVVWKYGDPITIRVVDYDWSASEVAVLHSRQGDPLAMRLLDNTIKFAKGGSTSLTFTSDFAMPALARPE; this is encoded by the coding sequence GTGTCAAACCGCCGCAGCACGCGACTGGACGCCCTGGAGGCCCGGCTGACGGGGCCGAAGCGGATCGCGCTTTTCGGGCATCGGAACGTCGGCAAGACGACGCTCCTGGCCATGTTCTACCGCGAGGCCGCCGGCGGCCTGGTGCCGGGCGTCCGACTGGCCGCCGCGGACTCCCCCACGGCCGAATACCTCGCCGAGAAGATCGCGCAGATCGAGTCCGGCGAGCCGACCTCGGGCACGCTCTCCGAGACCGAGCTGCACCTGCGGCTGTATCACGGACCCGCCCGGTTCGAGCTGATCGTCAAGGACTACCAGGGCGAGCACGTCACCCTCGGGACTGACGAACCGATCCAGGAGTTCTTCGCCGGCTGCGACGCCGTCTTCCTCTGCCTCGATCCCGAGGGCTCCAACGACTCCGCCGAACGCCGGCGGCGTCAGCAGGAGGTCGAGAACCTGCTGGAGCGTTACATCGAGCGCTCCGAGGACATCAGCACCGACCGGCCCGTCGCCCTGCTGCTGACCAAGTTCGACCGCGTCCTGGCCCGCGAGGGGAAGGGCTCGACGGCCGACGAGGGGTTCGTCGAGGACCTGGTCGACCGCCAGTACGGCATGACCCGCCACGCCCTGCGGCAGCACGCCCCCGACGGCGTGATCTTCGCCGTCAGCTCGTTCGGGGCCGGATCGCAGGGGAACCGGCCGCCGTCGGAGATCCACCCGATGGGGCTCGAAGGCCCGCTGGGCTGGGTCGCCGATCAGCTCGAGATCCGCGACCGGGCCCAGATGGAGCTGCTCTGGGACCTCGCCCCCGACGACCTGCCGCGGCTGCACCGCTGTCTGTCCGCCTACGAGAAGCGGTATCCCCGATCGAACCGGACGTACGAGTTCCGCGACCGCCTCAAGGGGCTGGAACGCAAGCGGAAGCTCCGCCGGACGGGGAAGCTCGCGGGGGCGGTCGCCCTGCTGGCGGGGGTCGCGGTCGGCTACGACTTCTGGGGCTACCAGCGGGCCTCGGCCTTCGAGCGCGACTCGGGCAACACGGCGTCGGCCGTCGCCTCGAGTTGGTCGGCGCTGCTGGAGACGCATCCCACGCTGCCGTATCTGCTCCCCCGCTTCGCCCGCGAGGCCGAGAACCGCAAGGCCGAGTGGACCGTGAAGGCCAGCGGCGTGCAGATCGCCGCCGGCGCGGTCGTGCCCGACCTGGAGGCCAAGCTGGAGGCCGCGCGCGTCCAGGCCCCCCAGCTCGCGCCGGCGATCCGCGAGGTCGAGAAGTCCCGCGAGCAGGCCCGCCAGGAGGAGCGCTGGAAGGACGTGTATGCGCAGGCCAACTCGCTTGAGGCGATCGACGAGCCGGGCAAGGCCGTCGCCGCGCTCGACGCCTTCCTGCGCGAGTTCCCGGACACGCCGCGGCGACCCGAGGTCCTGAAGCTGGCCCAGGGGCTCAAAGCCGAGCTGGCCACTCGCCGGACCGCCGGCGAGCGCCGGGTCGTCGACGACCTCGTCCGCGCCGAGACGCTCCCCAACGCCTCGCTCGCCGACCTGATCGATCGCTCCCGGCGGTTCCTCGACGAGCATCCCGAGAGCGCGTACCGCACCGAGGTGCAGGGCCGGCTCGACGACTACGTCCGCCGCCTCGACGACCGCGACATCGCCCGCGCCCGCGAGTTCTCCCAGCGCCAGCCGACGAGCTTCGCAGCCCGGATCGAGAAGTATCAGGAGTATCTGAAGGCCCACCAGACCGGCGGCCGGTTCATCAGCGAGGCGATCGAGGGCCGCGACCGGGCCCTCCGCGACTGGGACGCCTATTCCTACCGCCAGGCCTACGACCACGCGACGGCCCATCCAGACGACGTCGCCCAGGTCGCGCTACGCCTCCGCGACTACCTCCGCGACCATCCCGACGGCCGCTACTCCGCCTCCGCAAGGGGCTACCTCGACTGGTGGGACAAGGTCTCCGTCCCCCACAACTACCGCGTCACGCTCCGTCGGGGCGAGATCCCCGCGTCGGCCGGCAAGTACCTCGCGGGCGGCGGCCCCGACCTGGGCGTGACCCTCGAAGTCGCCGGCGCGACCTACGGCCCGTCGCCCGTCATCGCCAACTGCACCCGGCCGATCTGGGACTACACGTTCGCCCAGCCGGTCGTCTGGAAGTACGGCGACCCGATCACGATCCGGGTCGTCGACTACGACTGGTCGGCCTCCGAGGTCGCCGTCCTCCACAGCCGCCAGGGCGACCCCCTCGCCATGCGCCTGCTCGACAACACGATCAAGTTCGCCAAGGGGGGCTCGACCTCGCTGACCTTCACCTCCGACTTCGCCATGCCGGCCCTCGCCCGGCCGGAGTGA
- a CDS encoding PEP-CTERM sorting domain-containing protein (PEP-CTERM proteins occur, often in large numbers, in the proteomes of bacteria that also encode an exosortase, a predicted intramembrane cysteine proteinase. The presence of a PEP-CTERM domain at a protein's C-terminus predicts cleavage within the sorting domain, followed by covalent anchoring to some some component of the (usually Gram-negative) cell surface. Many PEP-CTERM proteins exhibit an unusual sequence composition that includes large numbers of potential glycosylation sites. Expression of one such protein has been shown restore the ability of a bacterium to form floc, a type of biofilm.), whose product MSMTKGLTRLRSAVIALGLVAGVGTGAAEGAAILKYQTATAIDLSKGISGPNLISFTPATAAGVDLASGSVNAGLGTFVVAPPAAGASTTYDNVKFAITFLPQDLNGNPIASLSTVITGVLNGVIDSPYHSTVTATFDAPDGSLDLGTQKITLSFPKGDKLLVPSQSNSGLTTAEALITSTPGSEAPVPEPSTIALVLTTLGGLGLRQYVSGRRVKQA is encoded by the coding sequence ATGAGCATGACTAAGGGGTTGACGAGGCTGCGATCCGCGGTCATCGCCCTAGGGCTGGTCGCGGGCGTCGGGACCGGGGCCGCCGAGGGCGCCGCGATCCTCAAGTATCAGACCGCCACCGCGATCGACCTGAGCAAGGGGATCAGCGGCCCCAACCTGATCAGCTTCACGCCGGCCACCGCCGCGGGCGTGGACCTGGCGTCGGGCTCGGTCAACGCCGGCCTGGGGACCTTCGTCGTGGCCCCGCCGGCCGCCGGCGCGTCGACGACGTACGACAACGTCAAGTTCGCGATCACCTTCCTGCCGCAGGACCTCAACGGCAACCCGATCGCCAGCCTCTCGACGGTGATCACCGGCGTCCTGAACGGCGTGATCGACAGCCCCTACCACTCGACGGTGACCGCCACCTTCGACGCCCCGGACGGCAGCCTGGACCTGGGCACGCAGAAGATCACCCTCAGCTTCCCCAAGGGCGACAAGCTGCTGGTCCCCTCGCAGTCGAACAGCGGCCTGACGACGGCCGAGGCCCTGATCACCTCGACCCCCGGCTCCGAGGCCCCGGTGCCCGAGCCCAGCACGATCGCCCTGGTGCTCACCACCCTGGGCGGCCTCGGCCTCCGGCAGTACGTCTCCGGCCGCCGCGTCAAGCAGGCCTGA
- a CDS encoding type II toxin-antitoxin system ParD family antitoxin, which produces MNVSLTPELEQFVDGKVQSGMYQTASEVVREGLRLLKEREEQQQAKLAELRREVQIGVDQADRGETSPLTDELVRDVK; this is translated from the coding sequence ATGAACGTCTCCCTGACGCCGGAACTCGAACAGTTCGTCGACGGCAAGGTCCAGAGCGGGATGTACCAGACCGCCAGCGAAGTCGTCCGCGAAGGCTTGCGGCTCCTGAAAGAGCGCGAGGAGCAGCAGCAGGCGAAGCTCGCCGAACTCCGTCGCGAGGTTCAAATCGGGGTCGACCAGGCCGACCGGGGCGAGACCTCGCCCCTCACGGATGAACTGGTGCGGGACGTCAAGTAA